The Ignavibacteriota bacterium genome has a segment encoding these proteins:
- a CDS encoding PAS domain-containing protein, protein METIIKNLVEQIDQLKIENLIYKDLFSNSPIAIWEEDITKLIEYFNKLKNDKIDELENFCFSNSEDLIKCFSMIKIINANNALVKILRAKSKEYLIENRHKVYTNNTIQDFVKILNFILKGGTSFKGETEAKAFDGKIIKFEVAFEIYKRTDNGELKYFRIMSLTDITKRLKIQKTLIEAENNLRHILDNSIDIIFLLDSDAKILDVNERKLKILKSKRDEVIGNSLFDYMDSHLMAENLKRLEQVVKERTELNVIDEINDTFWNSRLCPIIENDKITKFVLFNREITEYVKITNENIKLKNEQKKLLEEMTHKQKLKNENISNFLVNTIAQELVAIKLNLYNIKQQNQIELTQLKDEINIQIIELEKTIVKLKNISFELDEVTN, encoded by the coding sequence ATGGAAACCATTATAAAAAACCTTGTTGAACAAATCGATCAACTAAAAATTGAAAATTTAATTTATAAGGATTTATTTTCCAATTCTCCAATTGCAATTTGGGAAGAAGATATTACGAAATTGATAGAATATTTTAACAAACTTAAAAACGACAAAATTGATGAATTAGAAAATTTTTGTTTCTCGAATTCAGAAGATTTAATTAAATGTTTTAGTATGATTAAAATAATTAATGCAAATAATGCTTTAGTAAAAATATTGAGAGCAAAATCAAAAGAGTATTTGATTGAAAACAGGCATAAAGTTTATACTAACAATACAATACAAGATTTTGTTAAAATATTAAATTTTATCTTAAAAGGTGGAACTAGTTTTAAAGGCGAAACAGAAGCAAAAGCGTTTGATGGAAAAATTATAAAATTTGAAGTTGCATTTGAAATATATAAAAGAACCGACAATGGCGAACTAAAATATTTTAGAATAATGTCTTTAACTGATATTACAAAAAGATTAAAAATCCAAAAGACATTAATTGAAGCGGAAAATAATCTCAGACATATTTTAGATAATTCGATAGACATTATTTTTCTGTTAGATTCTGACGCTAAAATATTGGATGTAAATGAACGAAAATTAAAAATACTTAAGTCAAAACGAGATGAGGTTATTGGGAATTCACTTTTTGATTATATGGATAGTCATTTAATGGCAGAAAATTTAAAAAGGCTTGAACAAGTTGTAAAAGAAAGAACTGAGTTAAATGTAATTGATGAAATAAATGATACATTTTGGAATTCAAGACTTTGTCCAATAATAGAAAATGATAAAATCACAAAATTTGTACTATTTAACAGAGAAATAACTGAATATGTAAAAATTACAAATGAGAATATTAAGTTAAAAAATGAACAAAAAAAATTATTGGAGGAAATGACTCACAAACAGAAGTTGAAAAATGAAAACATTTCAAATTTTCTTGTAAATACAATTGCACAAGAGCTTGTAGCTATAAAATTAAACTTATATAATATTAAGCAGCAAAATCAAATAGAATTAACGCAATTAAAAGATGAAATAAACATCCAAATAATTGAATTGGAAAAAACTATTGTTAAGTTAAAAAATATTTCTTTTGAATTGGATGAGGTAACTAACTAA
- a CDS encoding DUF3147 family protein: MMYYLIKILLSAVIIVIISEVAKKSTFIGSLVASLPLVSILALIWLFYETGDKNKISELSYGIFWLVIPSLSLFLTLPLFLKTFTFYISLLFSITIMLIFYIIMLYVLSYFGIKL, translated from the coding sequence ATTATGTATTATTTAATTAAAATATTACTTTCTGCAGTTATCATTGTAATTATTTCAGAGGTTGCAAAAAAAAGTACATTCATAGGTAGTCTTGTTGCTTCATTACCACTTGTGTCAATTCTAGCGTTAATTTGGTTGTTTTATGAAACTGGTGATAAAAATAAAATTTCAGAATTATCATACGGAATTTTTTGGTTAGTAATTCCGTCTTTATCTTTGTTTTTAACTTTACCGCTATTTTTAAAGACGTTCACTTTTTATATTTCTTTACTTTTTTCAATAACAATTATGTTAATATTTTATATTATAATGCTTTATGTTCTTTCGTATTTTGGAATTAAACTGTAA